A window of Costertonia aggregata contains these coding sequences:
- the ccoS gene encoding cbb3-type cytochrome oxidase assembly protein CcoS, with protein sequence MSVIYVLLTISIIIAVLFFGAFIVSVKSGQYDDSYTPSVRMLFEDELIKPSSSSSKDNKSKELKNKENQSNVKK encoded by the coding sequence ATGAGTGTTATTTATGTGTTATTGACAATCAGTATCATAATTGCTGTACTCTTTTTTGGAGCTTTTATAGTTTCGGTAAAGAGCGGGCAGTATGATGATTCCTATACACCATCGGTACGCATGCTATTTGAAGATGAATTGATAAAGCCTTCTTCATCGTCAAGCAAGGACAATAAATCAAAAGAACTTAAAAATAAAGAAAACCAATCCAACGTAAAAAAATAG
- a CDS encoding heavy metal translocating P-type ATPase — translation METTNCYHCGDDCGTASIVLDEKNFCCNGCKTVYEIFTSNDLSYYYDLQSAAGATPKEVEGKYDFLDTATIVERLTEFNDGNTQIANLYIPHIHCSSCIWILENLNKLNASINNSQVDFPKKTVRVTYASNTISLKELVTLLTKIGYEPYISLDDFDNTKKEIDRSLIYKLGVAGFAFGNVMFLSFPDYFDLSSNHTSGGDYWLNAYEPVFRWLMFVFSLPVVFYAGRDYFISAFKGLRSKLLNIDVPIALGILVLFLRSTLEIIFDWGPGFFDSLTGLVFFLLLGKFFQQKTYAFLSFERDYKSYFPIAVTRISPDGREDSAQVHDIKKGDRLLIRNEEIIPVDGILINGKARIDYSFVTGESEPVEKESGDKVFAGGKQLSGIIEIEALKSVSQSYLTQLWSNSVFQQDKSSKFQTLTDSIGKRFTIAVLTIAFMATLFWVFFDPGKAMNVFTAVLIIACPCAIALASPFTLGNMLRIFGQKKFYLKDTRTIEQLAQVDTAIFDKTGTITTSKKSTVSYEGMPLTPSEESLLKNTLRASNHPLSRTLYQLLSDQNIITLDEYEEHLGKGLKSSKDNHHMRIGSAHFAGNQQGSDTQNTSVHITSNDAYKGKYVFHNEYRDGVAEVFEAMSHTLDLAILSGDNEGEKSRLQELLPTLTPLFFNQKPEDKLRFIKALQQQNKKVMMVGDGLNDAGALAQAEIGIAISENVNVFSPACDGIMDASKLKYLYQYIVASKKAMKIIKLSFILSLLYNVVGLYFAVTGQLLPVIAAILMPLSSISVVTFATVMTNILGKKLK, via the coding sequence ATGGAAACGACTAATTGTTATCATTGCGGTGACGATTGCGGCACTGCATCAATCGTATTGGATGAAAAAAACTTCTGTTGTAACGGGTGTAAAACGGTCTACGAAATTTTTACTAGTAATGACCTATCCTATTATTATGACCTTCAATCGGCTGCTGGTGCCACTCCGAAAGAGGTTGAAGGAAAGTACGATTTTCTCGATACTGCTACTATTGTTGAAAGATTAACCGAATTTAACGATGGCAATACCCAAATTGCCAATCTTTACATTCCGCATATTCACTGTAGCTCCTGTATTTGGATACTGGAAAACCTCAACAAGTTAAATGCCAGTATAAACAACTCACAAGTAGATTTTCCAAAAAAAACGGTACGGGTCACCTACGCCAGCAATACAATTTCTTTAAAAGAACTGGTAACACTACTCACCAAAATTGGTTATGAGCCCTACATTTCTTTGGACGATTTTGACAACACCAAAAAAGAAATAGATCGTAGCCTCATATATAAGTTGGGAGTTGCGGGCTTTGCCTTTGGCAATGTTATGTTTCTTTCCTTTCCCGATTATTTTGATCTGTCTTCAAACCATACATCGGGTGGGGACTATTGGCTCAATGCATATGAGCCCGTTTTTAGATGGTTGATGTTCGTTTTTTCACTCCCTGTCGTTTTTTATGCGGGCCGTGATTATTTTATATCGGCCTTTAAAGGACTGCGTTCCAAATTGTTGAATATTGATGTACCCATAGCTTTGGGTATTCTGGTCTTATTTTTAAGAAGCACTTTAGAGATCATCTTTGATTGGGGGCCCGGTTTTTTTGATTCCCTTACCGGATTGGTATTTTTTCTTTTGCTGGGCAAGTTCTTCCAACAAAAAACATATGCCTTTCTTTCGTTTGAACGGGATTATAAGTCATATTTCCCCATTGCGGTAACCCGCATATCTCCTGATGGTAGGGAAGATAGTGCACAAGTGCACGATATAAAAAAGGGTGATCGTTTATTGATACGCAACGAAGAAATCATTCCTGTAGACGGTATCCTGATCAATGGAAAAGCAAGAATCGATTATAGCTTTGTTACCGGAGAGTCAGAACCCGTTGAAAAAGAATCGGGAGACAAGGTTTTTGCCGGTGGTAAACAATTGAGCGGAATCATTGAAATAGAGGCTTTAAAATCGGTATCACAAAGCTACCTTACACAGTTATGGAGCAACTCGGTTTTTCAACAAGATAAATCCAGTAAATTCCAGACTTTGACCGATAGTATTGGGAAACGTTTCACCATTGCGGTTTTGACCATAGCTTTTATGGCCACTTTGTTTTGGGTATTTTTTGACCCAGGCAAGGCAATGAACGTTTTTACAGCAGTACTCATCATTGCCTGCCCATGCGCAATTGCCTTGGCATCACCCTTTACGTTGGGGAATATGCTCCGCATCTTCGGCCAAAAAAAGTTTTATCTGAAAGATACGCGGACCATAGAGCAATTGGCTCAGGTTGATACGGCTATCTTTGATAAAACAGGTACGATTACAACTTCCAAAAAAAGTACGGTAAGCTACGAGGGGATGCCTTTGACGCCATCGGAAGAATCACTACTAAAAAATACACTGCGTGCCTCAAACCATCCTTTGAGCAGAACGCTGTACCAATTACTTTCCGATCAAAACATCATCACTTTGGACGAGTATGAGGAACATTTGGGAAAAGGGTTAAAATCTAGCAAAGATAACCATCACATGAGAATAGGTTCTGCGCATTTTGCGGGAAACCAACAGGGTTCAGATACCCAGAATACATCGGTACATATTACCAGTAATGATGCTTACAAAGGTAAATATGTCTTCCATAACGAATATCGTGATGGCGTAGCTGAAGTTTTTGAAGCCATGTCGCACACTTTGGACCTTGCCATTTTATCCGGTGACAACGAAGGTGAGAAATCTCGGTTGCAAGAATTGCTGCCAACACTTACACCGCTTTTTTTTAATCAAAAGCCGGAGGATAAACTACGATTCATCAAAGCTTTACAACAACAAAACAAAAAAGTGATGATGGTTGGTGATGGTCTCAATGATGCCGGAGCTTTGGCACAAGCTGAAATAGGTATTGCTATATCGGAAAATGTAAACGTTTTCTCACCTGCCTGCGATGGCATTATGGATGCCTCAAAACTAAAGTATCTGTACCAGTACATAGTAGCGTCAAAAAAAGCGATGAAGATTATAAAACTGAGCTTTATTTTATCGCTTTTGTACAATGTTGTAGGCTTATATTTTGCCGTTACAGGGCAATTACTACCGGTCATAGCGGCGATTTTGATGCCGTTGAGCTCAATCAGCGTCGTTACGTTCGCCACGGTAATGACCAATATATTGGGCAAAAAATTAAAATAA
- a CDS encoding Crp/Fnr family transcriptional regulator — protein sequence MEKCTLCNASQINYAKNLSKNEHDEVKKTSTLIKVDKGDTIFLEDEKLQSLYCIQEGVCKFSKVDDNGKEHIVKLLGKGELMGRSSVISNKGAAVSAKAVTDAVLCQVGKKLFLQCLTKNNVFCIDVLKGFITDQKNDEASTKIFCSRKKIKNRLAGLLCYLLDRFGTTENGSLTARLKREDMATILGTSSEYVINILQQFKSQRLIRIHKREIFIVSRNGLLSVSNN from the coding sequence ATGGAAAAATGTACGCTTTGTAATGCTTCCCAGATAAATTATGCCAAGAACCTCTCCAAGAACGAACACGATGAGGTAAAAAAAACCAGTACGCTTATAAAAGTAGATAAGGGGGATACGATTTTTCTTGAAGATGAAAAATTACAAAGCTTGTATTGTATACAAGAGGGTGTGTGCAAATTTAGCAAGGTAGACGATAATGGAAAGGAGCATATTGTAAAGTTATTGGGTAAAGGAGAACTCATGGGGCGTAGTTCGGTAATATCAAATAAAGGTGCAGCGGTAAGTGCCAAGGCAGTAACCGATGCAGTATTGTGCCAAGTTGGCAAGAAGCTTTTCCTGCAGTGTCTTACCAAAAACAATGTCTTTTGTATAGATGTTTTAAAGGGCTTTATAACAGATCAAAAAAACGATGAGGCCAGTACCAAGATTTTCTGTAGTCGCAAGAAAATAAAAAATAGGCTTGCCGGGCTTTTGTGTTACCTCTTGGATAGATTTGGCACTACCGAGAACGGTAGTCTCACCGCAAGGTTAAAACGGGAAGATATGGCCACAATTTTAGGAACTTCCAGCGAATATGTTATCAATATCCTACAGCAGTTCAAATCTCAACGGCTCATACGTATACATAAACGTGAGATTTTTATCGTTTCTCGGAACGGCCTCTTATCGGTCTCTAATAATTAG
- a CDS encoding Crp/Fnr family transcriptional regulator, translated as MSKEELKRVSDTKISKKVKRGETLFEEGEKLNGVFCVRGGVSKLSKLSANGKDQIVKLASKGEVIGQRSVIAEENVNLRATAVSDMEVCFIPKEEIVNTLHKNPNFGVEVLRHMAHDLKEADDVIVNMSQKTVKQRLAEALLYLKNNYGEDKDGYLVLTLSREDYAGIVGTATESCIRIISEFKKNGLINTSGKKIGISDERSLKDLAEGF; from the coding sequence ATGAGCAAAGAAGAGCTTAAGCGCGTATCGGACACTAAAATCAGTAAAAAGGTCAAGCGTGGGGAAACTCTTTTTGAAGAAGGGGAAAAGCTCAACGGGGTTTTTTGTGTTCGCGGTGGAGTATCCAAATTATCCAAATTAAGTGCAAACGGCAAAGACCAAATCGTAAAATTGGCCAGTAAAGGTGAGGTCATTGGCCAACGTTCGGTCATTGCAGAGGAAAATGTGAACCTAAGGGCCACTGCGGTTAGCGATATGGAGGTTTGCTTTATACCCAAGGAGGAAATCGTGAACACATTACATAAAAACCCCAATTTTGGTGTTGAGGTATTACGCCATATGGCCCATGACCTAAAAGAGGCAGATGATGTAATCGTGAATATGTCCCAGAAAACAGTCAAACAGCGTTTGGCAGAGGCATTGTTATACCTCAAAAATAATTATGGGGAAGACAAAGACGGTTATTTGGTGCTCACTTTGTCCCGCGAAGATTATGCAGGTATTGTAGGTACTGCCACCGAATCGTGTATTCGTATAATTTCCGAATTCAAGAAAAACGGACTCATAAATACTTCGGGCAAAAAAATAGGGATTTCAGATGAGCGCAGTCTAAAAGATTTGGCTGAAGGTTTTTAA